From a single Pseudoliparis swirei isolate HS2019 ecotype Mariana Trench chromosome 12, NWPU_hadal_v1, whole genome shotgun sequence genomic region:
- the fndc1 gene encoding fibronectin type III domain-containing protein 1, protein MALAASRTLLALLVTFCAPGCGWAAEKPLRSPNGKQTSADKGLRESWEPSIHLDGRPVDRFVISSNKHTRSHRFTKGKDSRSHLLGDVDPEWVNLDGFAVLGGAPVRNSSAGQVRPSHTAVRHRPSIQRAARGNRTAPLRVFNSRTHKRAPQSSSGPRQPERALPGAPTLKRRRQHHTKPQSDQRIRKTAKQTSESVHVVSMQAEKAPGRSAPANREVATKRTPPEPPEYEPKDISVRVMSPQSVLISWVDPAVEKGKVGPGVIRSYTIKYREKGESARWEYKDSSQRRMMIDTLSADGMYEFSVRISQGENHGKWSTSVFQRTPESAPSGPPENFEVKSLRGKGTAVIATWDPPEEPNGKIREYILSYAPAMKPFGMKSVTYRGSSSTTTVDGLTPGERYIFKIRATNRRGQGPQSKVLSVVMPGSSSAVSSFSKTKESRRTVQTPSKQDTGHDESDLQSTKVTEVRTTTPQPRSAAPVNRRVRPLSQSRSYHGIFSSVRGSVRNKVNSGSSRGRVQDREEEEEEEKITTTASPVEETTTMETKQPDNDVSPEFEDEVGYDEVPLTTETPRLKVSTPSPIKPRPNHPPRRPIKIRVHKKPISKDASSSSPSLSSATSPASSSSFDSSLSSTSSSRIQESTANRKNYVASSYPKSKDTYDKPSISHTKPSSTVVKETNSQQTDATSVGGGLVPVGRTKGAGLGSRYGYGRRLPGNVFRGNSTRILNGKKPAVTSQLNLPSRTRNQGTSNTQSSATSQSTLPDRRSPVRDATYREGNDDIKNKDTEVIQVEEPTSSSKPQPTEEERGEGRAKEESSNDKLVVSRTRISPSFAERFPWLVTRYPGMFGSGTRASSPRQEGRASLARTSSSMGDGRPILRGTPTRVSGATGAAGVSMIQVTSDNLRTHDSLKNGVGVGSVKPSLTNTNTASSDTRNPTTSSSSSSSSLAATSSNSDSHYSSSRRRASNEPVPRATANNNNNDHNEDYLDEKRREISGKNDNVALTSADRNSDVEDNDSVDTKKTFSSTRPASPSGGSQSYRRPGVGGNGRGHSPLLAKRHFGGSWLPIRTQPAQNSRMGSSASDSSSSSSDSSSSNSPVWTSDRDVGSHTTVTKTGGLIGGNSQSASSSSASSSSSRGQGGRPRYPIVRGKPTNGGQLKPNNGNGKNGRPHLTATSDNDSSSSRGTSKAVGQRFITGPDGTKWIVDLDRGVLMNQDGRVLQDSQGRPKRVVLGEDGRTIFDHMGSPLLNQEGMALFGPGRESRPVVNPKEKVLMVGGKPLRGLDLAHLRTTTTTSTTTTTMAPTTTPEPTTTNWIYPTCPPGTFYKKDEYGYPVLDEEGILNCYPEEESSGMEMDYMLTVTMAPDALVLKKDDLFVQTTRTPTTTTTTTTTLTPATTTEIPSPQPDTRPVNHGPSAELDLSGKKRFTAPYVNYIQKDPASPCSLTEALEYLQVDVLVGLFEKDRLAANQNQPPKNKPHNLTVVAMEGCHSFIILDWSRPLIDDMVSGYLVYSASYDDVLNNRWATKPSSGSHLPLENLKPNSRYYYKVRAKNVFGLGPVSDTLTYVTESDDPLLIERPPGGEPIWIPFSFKYNSAHSSCKGSQYVKRTWYRKFVGVVLCNSLRYKIFMGDGLRDPFYSIGDTFGQGDDHCQFVDSYRDGRTGPAYLSNNLPAAQGFYRAYRQQPVSFGVIGRRTPRPFVGWYECGVPIPGKW, encoded by the exons ATGGCTTTAGCCGCAAGCAGGACGCTCTTGGCGCTACTTGTTACGTTTTGCGCACCAGGATGCGGATGGGCAG CAGAGAAGCCCCTACGGTCACCAAATGGGAAACAGACATCTGCGGATAAGGGCTTGAGAGAGAGCTGGGAACCATCCATTCATCTGGATGGAAGACCTGTGGACCGCTTCGTCATCAGCTCCAACAAACACACGAGGTCTCACCGCTTCACTAAAGGAAAGGACAGTCGCTCGCATCTACTGGGGGATGTAG ACCCTGAATGGGTTAACCTGGATGGCTTTGCTGTGTTGGGCGGTGCGCCAGTCAGGAACTCATCAGCAG GTCAAGTCAGGCCTTCACACACTGCTGTGAGACATCGGCCCTCAATACAGCGGGCCGCCAGGGGGAACAGAACAGCCCCGTTGAGAGTGTTTAATTCCAGGACACACAAGAGGGCCCCTCAGTCTTCCTCGGGTCCCAGGCAGCCTGAGAGAGCTTTGCCAGGTGCTCCTACTTTGAAAAGGAGACGCCAACACCACACCAAGCCTCAATCTGACCAGAGAATCCGAAAGACAGCAAAACAAA CATCTGAGTCCGTTCATGTGGTGTCAATGCAGGCAGAGAAAGCCCCGGGCAGGAGCGCACCCGCCAACAGAGAAGTCGCAACAAAAAGAACTCCACCAG AGCCACCAGAGTACGAGCCCAAGGACATCAGTGTCCGGGTCATGTCTCCTCAGTCAGTCCTCATCTCATGGGTGGACCCTGCTGTGGAGAAGGGAAAAGTCGGCCCTGGGGTAATCAG ATCCTACACAATTAAGTACAGGGAGAAAGGTGAATCAGCACGCTGGGAGTACAAGGACAGCAGccagaggaggatgatgatcgACACCCTGTCTGCTGACGGCATGTATGAGTTCTCTGTCAGAATCTCTCAGGGGGAAAATCACGGAAAGTGGAGCACTTCTGTCTTTCAAAGGACCCCTGAATCAG CACCATCTGGGCCACCAGAGAACTTTGAGGTCAAGTCACTACGAGGGAAAGGAACGGCTGTCATAGCAACATGGGATCCACCTGAAGAACCCAATGGGAAGATCAGAG agtacatcCTGTCTTATGCTCCTGCTATGAAGCCATTTGGAATGAAAAGTGTGACGTAccgtggcagcagcagcaccaccacgGTAGATGGTCTCACACCGGGAGAACGGTACATCTTCAAGATTAGAGCCACCAACAGGAGGGGCCAGGGACCACAGAGCAAGGTCCTCAGTGTTGTCATGCCAGGAT CCAGCAGCGCTGTCTCGTCGTTCTCAAAAACCAAGGAAAGCCGCAGGACTGTCCAAACTCCTTCCAAACAGGATACCGGCCATGATGAATCTGACCTCCAGTCAACAAAGGTGACGGAAGTCCGAACCACAACCCCTCAGCCACGCTCTGCTGCACCGGTCAACAGGCGTGTACGCCCACTTTCCCAGTCACGCTCCTATCACGGCATCTTCTCCTCTGTAAGGGGCTCAGTCAGAAACAAAGTCAACAGTGGGTCCTCCAGAGGAAGAGTTCAAgatagagaagaggaggaggaggaagagaaaataaCTACAACGGCATCTCCAGTCGAAGAGACGACAACCATGGAGACAAAACAACCAGACAATGATGTTTCCCCTGAATTTGAAGATGAAGTGGGATATGACGAAGTGCCTCTGACTACTGAGACCCCCAGACTCAAAGTTTCAACGCCATCCCCAATTAAACCTCGTCCCAATCATCCTCCCAGGAGGCCCATTAAGATCAGGGTTCATAAAAAACCAATATCCAAAGatgcttcctcttcttcaccctcCTTATCTTCTGCCACCTCGcccgcttcctcctcttctttcgaTTCCTCCTTATCGTCTACCTCCTCATCACGTATTCAAGAGTCAACTGCAAATAGAAAGAACTATGTGGCTTCATCATACCCAAAGAGCAAAGACACCTACGATAAGCCCAGCATATCGCATACTAAACCCTCGTCCACAGTTGTAAAAGAGACCAATTCACAGCAGACAGACGCTACATCTGTTGGAGGAGGTTTGGTTCCAGTGGGGCGCACCAAGGGGGCTGGGTTGGGCTCTAGATATGGCTACGGTCGAAGACttcctggaaatgtgtttagGGGGAATTCAACTCGAATACTGAATGGTAAGAAACCTGCTGTTACCTCACAGTTGAATTTACCAAGCAGAACTCGAAACCAAGGAACTTCCAACACACAAAGCTCAGCAACATCACAGTCCACTTTACCAGACAGGAGATCACCTGTGCGAGACGCAACATACAGGGAGGGAAATGATGACATCAAGAACAAAGACACTGAAGTAATCCAAGTTGAAGAGCCTACTTCGAGCTCTAAACCACAacccacagaggaggagagaggggagggcagGGCAAAGGAAGAGAGCAGCAATGACAAATTGGTGGTTTCTCGGACCAGAATTAGCCCCTCATTTGCTGAAAGGTTCCCTTGGCTAGTTACCCGTTACCCAGGCATGTTTGGTTCAGGGACGAGAGCTTCATCCCCCAGGCAGGAGGGTAGGGCCTCCTTGGCCAGGACCTCATCCTCTATGGGGGATGGTCGACCCATCTTGAGAGGGACACCTACTCGggtgtcaggggccacaggtgcTGCAGGAGTATCCATGATACAGGTGACTAGTGACAATCTGAGGACTCATGATTCACTAAAGAATGGGGTGGGCGTGGGTTCTGTTAAGCCTTCTTTGACTAATACAAATACAGCCTCTAGTGACACTAGAAACCCAACTacctcatcctcttcatcatcttcctctttaGCAGCAACTTCTTCAAATTCTGATTCCCATTATTCCTCAAGTAGACGCAGAGCCTCAAATGAGCCAGTCCCTAGAGCAACCgcgaataacaataataatgatcataatGAAGATTATCTCgatgaaaagagaagagaaatcaGTGGAAAAAATGATAACGTTGCTTTAACTTCAGCTGACCGCAACAGCGATGTAGAGGACAATGATAGTGTGGATACAAAGAAAACTTTTTCCAGTACAAGACCTGCATCACCGTCTGGAGGCTCTCAATCGTATCGTCGTCCTGGTGTGGGGGGGAACGGGAGGGGACACTCTCCTCTGCTTGCTAAGCGGCATTTTGGTGGATCTTGGCTTCCCATCAGAACACAGCCAGCACAGAACTCAAGGATGGGTTCTTCAGCGTCCgattcctcctcatcatcatctgactcctcttcctcaaatTCGCCAGTTTGGACCTCAGATCGTGACGTCGGTAGTCATACTACTGTGACAAAGACGGGGGGATTAATTGGAGGCAACTCTCAGTCGGCGTCGTCATCCTCagcatcttcatcctcatctaggGGCCAGGGAGGTCGGCCTCGCTATCCCATTGTCAGAGGGAAACCAACCAATGGAGGACAACTCAAGCCTAACAACGGAAACG GTAAAAATGGAAGACCACACCTGACAGCTACAAGTGATAAcgattcctcttcctctcgtggAACCAGCAAGGCCGTTGGTCAAAGGTTTATCACAGGACCTGATGGAACCAAATGG ATAGTAGACTTGGATCGAGGGGTTCTTATGAACCAAGATGGTCGAGTTCTCCAGGACTCCCAGGGCCGGCCTAAGAGAGTGGTGCTTGGAGAGGACGGGCGCACGATTTTTG ACCACATGGGCAGTCCTCTGTTAAACCAGGAAGGTATGGCTCTGTTTGGGCCCGGCCGAGAAAGTCGGCCAGTGGTTAATCCTAAAGAAAAGGTCCTCATGGTTGGAGGGAAACCTTTACGCGGCTTGGACCTTGCTCACCTCaggaccaccaccaccaccagtaccactaccaccaccatgGCTCCTACCACCACACCTGAACCTACCACCACGAACTGGATATACCCAACCTGTCCACCTGGAACTTTCTACAAAAAAGATGAATATGGGTATCCAGTACTGGATGAAGAAGGAATATTGAACTGTTATCCAGAAg AGGAATCCTCAGGAATGGAAATGGACTACATGCTGACAGTGACCATGGCGCCTGATGCTTTAGTTCTTAAGAAAG ATGATCTTTTTGTCCAGACCACCcggacccccaccaccaccaccaccaccaccaccaccctgacCCCCGCCACCACGACAGAGATCCCGTCTCCACAGCCAGACACCAGACCGGTCAACCACGGCCCATCAGCTGAGCTGGACCTGAGTGGGAAGAAGCGATTCACAG CTCCCTATGTGAACTACATCCAGAAGGACCCGGCTTCGCCTTGCTCCCTGACGGAGGCTCTGGAGTATCTTCAGGTTGACGTCCTAGTAGGCCTGTTTGAGAAGGACCgcctggcagccaatcagaatcaGCCTCCCAAAAACAAGCCTCATAACCTCACTGTGGTTGCCATGGAGGGCTGCCACTCATTCATCATCCTGGACTGGAGTCGCCCACTGATTGATGATATGGTGTCAG GCTACCTGGTCTACAGTGCTTCCTATGACGATGTGCTCAACAATAGATGGGCCACTAAACCCTCCAGCGGGTCACACCTCCCTTTGGAGAATCTCAAACCAAACTCTAG